One segment of Cynocephalus volans isolate mCynVol1 chromosome 8, mCynVol1.pri, whole genome shotgun sequence DNA contains the following:
- the LOC134384080 gene encoding collagen alpha-3(IV) chain-like — MEASWGWLVVCVLAVSLYSTMTQDVCQAPNGKDGAAGKPGRPGRPGLKGERGEPGTPGIRTGIQGLKGDQGEPGHPGKSGNMGYPGPSGPPGGHGLPGLKGIKGNPGNMKDQPWPAFSAVRRNPPMGGNVVIFDTVITNQERPYQSHSGQFLCTVPGYYYFTFQVVSKWDICLSIVSSSKIPAQRSLGFCDTNKKGIFQVVSGGTVLQLQRGDQVWIEKDPRLGRIYQGTEADSVFSGFLIFPTDMGPHSQHPLGLNLLLLLLALPLGGQGQASKGCSGIPGMPGLPGTPGKDGYDGLPGPKGEPGIPAIPGTRGPKGQKGEPGTPGHPGKNGPMGPSGIPGVPGPMGPPGEPGEEGRYKQKHQSVFTVTRQTAEHPAPNSPVKFNTAITNPHGDYDTSTGKFTCRVPGLYYFVYHTSQTANLCVQLYHNGVRVTIFCDHMSNSKQVSSGGVGLQLQVGEQVWLAVNDYNGMVGTQGSDSVFSGFLLFPD; from the exons ATGGAGGCCTCTTGGGGATGGCTTGTGGTCTGTGTGCTGGCCGTATCCCTGTACTCTACGATGACTCAGGACGTGTGCCAAGCACCAAACGGGAAGGACGGAGCTGCAGGAAAACCTGGCCGACCCGGGCGGCCAGGCCTCAAGGGGGAACGAGGGGAGCCGG GCACCCCCGGCATCCGGACAGGCATCCAAGGCCTTAAAGGAGACCAGGGGGAACCTGGGCATCCTGGTAAGTCTGGCAACATGGGCTACCCAGGGCCCAGTGGCCCTCCGGGAGGACATGGCCTCCCAGGATTGAAGGGCATCAAAGGAAACCCAGGAAACATGAAGGACCAGCCGTGGCCAGCCTTCTCAGCCGTCAGGCGGAACCCCCCGATGGGTGGCAACGTGGTCATCTTTGACACAGTCATCACCAACCAGGAACGGCCATACCAGAGCCACTCAGGCCAGTTCctctgcacagtgcctggctaCTATTACTTCACTTTCCAGGTGGTGTCCAAGTGGGACATCTGCCTGTCCATCGTATCCTCCTCAAAGATCCCTGCCCAGCGCTCCCTAGGTTTCTGTGACACCAACAAGAAGGGGATCTTCCAGGTGGTATCAGGGGGCACGGTGCTGCAGCTGCAACGTGGCGACCAGGTCTGGATTGAAAAAGACCCCAGATTAGGCCGCATTTACCAGGGCACCGAGGCCGATAGCGTCTTCAGCGGCTTCCTCATCTTCCC GACAGACATGGGGCCCCATTCCCAGCACCCCCTTGGACTAAACCTGTTGCTGCTCCTGCTGGCACTTCCACTTGGAGGCCAGGGCCAGGCCAGCAAAGGCTGCTCCGGGATCCCAGGGATGCCAGGCCTGCCGGGGACCCCAGGAAAGGATGGGTACGACGGACTGCCGGGGCCCAAGGGTGAGCCAG GAATTCCAGCCATTCCCGGAACACGAGGACCCAAGGGCCAGAAGGGAGAACCCGGCACACCTGGCCATCCTGGGAAAAATGGCCCCATGGGACCATCTGGGATACCGGGGGTTCCTGGCCCTATGGGCCCTCCCGGGGAGCCGGGCGAGGAAGGCAGATACAAACAAAAGCATCAGTCAGTGTTCACAGTCACCCGGCAGACTGCCGAGCACCCAGCACCCAACAGCCCGGTCAAGTTCAACACAGCCATCACCAACCCGCACGGAGACTATGACACAAGCACGGGCAAGTTCACCTGCAGAGTCCCCGGCCTCTACTACTTTGTCTACCACACATCACAGACAGCCAACCTGTGCGTGCAGCTGTACCATAACGGTGTCAGGGTGACCATCTTCTGCGACCACATGTCCAACAGCAAGCAGGTCAGCTCAGGTGGCGTGGGGCTGCAGCTGCAGGTGGGCGAGCAGGTGTGGCTGGCTGTCAACGACTACAACGGCATGGTGGGCACTCAGGGTTCCGACAGTGTCTTCTCCGGCTTCCTGCTCTTTCCCGACTAG